In one window of Nycticebus coucang isolate mNycCou1 chromosome 23, mNycCou1.pri, whole genome shotgun sequence DNA:
- the ZFP2 gene encoding zinc finger protein ZFP2 yields MEREGLWHSTLRKSWNSDHWLEKQQKIQDRHQSQVAPTHKEVCLERRVCGGNEFERLFSQHSIHDMQPHICVAKRPHHWNSHEKDAKRNSELTKTQRMFVGKKVYECNECRKTFSQSSSLLKHQRIHTGEKPYKCNVCGKHFIERSSLTVHHRIHTGEKPYKCNECGKAFSQSMNLTVHQRTHTGEKPYQCKECGKAFRKNSSLIQHERIHTGEKPYKCNECGKAFTQSMNLTVHQRTHTGEKPYECNECGKAFSQSMHLIVHQRSHTGEKPYECSECGKAFSKSSTLTLHQRNHTGEKPYKCNKCGKSFSQSTYLIEHQRLHSGVKPFECNQCGKAFSKNSSLTQHRRIHTGEKPYECMVCGKHFTGRSSLTVHQVIHTGEKPYECNECGKTFSQSAYLIEHQRIHTGEKPYECDQCGKAFIKNSSLTVHQRTHTGEKPYQCNVCGKAFSRSTNLTRHQRTHT; encoded by the coding sequence ATGGAAAGGGAAGGTCTCTGGCATTCTACTTTAAGGAAAAGCTGGAATTCTGATCATTGGTTAGAGAAGCAACAAAAAATCCAAGACAGACATCAGAGCCAGGTGGCACCTACCCATAAGGAAGTCTGCCTTGAGAGGAGGGTATGTGGAGGTAATGAATTTGAAAGGCTTTTCAGTCAGCATTCAATCCATGATATGCAACCACACATTTGTGTGGCAAAAAGGCCCCATCATTGGAATTCACATGAAAAAGATGCCAAAAGAAATTCCGAGTTAACTAAAACTCAAAGAATGTTTGTAGGAAAGAAAGTCTATGAATGTAATGAGTGCAGGAAAACCTTCAGCCAGAGCTCCTCCCTTCTTAAGCACCAGaggattcatactggagagaaaccctataagtGTAATGTGTGTGGGAAGCACTTCATTGAACGCTCCTCCCTTACTGTACATCACaggattcacactggagagaaaccctacaaatgtaatgagtgtgggaaagccttcagtcAGAGTATGAATCTTACTGTTCATCAAAGAAcgcatactggagagaaaccctatcaGTGTAAAGAGTGTGGAAAAGCCTTCCGTAAGAATTCATCTCTTATTCAACATGAAaggattcatactggagaaaaaccctacaaatgtaatgaatgtgggaaagcttttACCCAAAGCATGAATTTGACAGTGCACCAGAGAACTCATACAGGAgaaaaaccctatgaatgtaacgaatgtggaaaagctttcagtcaaAGCATGCACCTTATTGTACATCAGAGAagtcacactggagagaaaccctatgaatgtagtgaatgtggaaaagcctttagtAAGAGCTCAACTCTGACCCTACATCAGCGAAatcacactggagaaaaaccctacaaatgcaaCAAATGTGGGAAATCCTTTAGCCAAAGCACATACCTTATAGAACATCAGAGACTTCATTCTGGAGTAAAACCTTTTGAATGTAATCagtgtggaaaagctttcagtaagAATTCATCTCTTACTCAGCATcggagaattcacactggagagaaaccttatgagtGCATGGTATGTGGAAAACACTTCACTGGGCGATCATCCCTTACTGTACATCAGGttattcacactggagagaaaccgtATGAATGCAATGAATGTGGAAAGACCTTCAGCCAGAGTGCATACCTCATTGagcatcaaagaattcatactggtgagaaaccATACGAATGTGATcagtgtggaaaagccttcattAAGAATTCATCCCTTACAGTGCATCAGAGAACTCATACAGGAGAGAAGCCCTATCAGTGTAATGtctgtggaaaagccttcagccGGAGCACAAACCTTACACGTCATCAAAGAACGCACACGTGA